One Prodigiosinella aquatilis DNA window includes the following coding sequences:
- the cpsG gene encoding phosphomannomutase CpsG — MTFPLTCFKAYDIRGRLGSELNEDISYRIGRAYGEFFKPKNVVVGGDVRLTSEALKRALTEGLRDAGTDVIDIGLSGTEEIYFATFYLGIDGGIEITASHNPIDYNGMKLVRTGARPVSGDTGLRDIQRLAEINQFPPVIEQQRGSYRTLSLLSEYVDHLMGYINPENFTPMKLIFNIGNGAAGHVIDAVEKRFQQQAIPLTFVKVHNTPDGHFPNGIPNPLLPECRAETAQAVLQHKADCGIAFDGDFDRCFFFDNRGEFIEGYYIVGLLAEAFLDKQPGSVIIHDPRLSWNTIDVVKKAGGKPVMSKTGHAFIKERMRKEDAVYGGEMSAHHYFRDFSYCDSGMIPWLLVAELMCTKQTTLSKLVCDRICAYPSSGEINSVLSSPDTAIARVYDHFSSQALSVDKTDGMTLEFIDWRFNLRSSNTEPVVRLNVESRNNPDLMKQKTQDILSLLRL; from the coding sequence ATGACTTTTCCTCTAACATGTTTTAAAGCCTACGATATTCGTGGGCGTTTAGGTAGTGAATTAAATGAAGATATTTCCTATCGTATTGGTCGCGCTTATGGTGAGTTTTTTAAACCTAAAAATGTGGTGGTTGGCGGAGATGTCAGATTAACCAGTGAGGCCTTGAAAAGAGCGCTAACGGAGGGATTAAGGGATGCGGGAACTGATGTTATCGATATAGGGTTGAGTGGGACAGAAGAGATCTATTTTGCCACTTTCTATTTAGGGATTGATGGTGGTATCGAAATAACTGCCAGCCATAACCCAATCGATTATAATGGAATGAAACTGGTGCGCACCGGTGCCAGACCGGTGAGCGGCGATACAGGTTTGCGGGATATACAGCGTCTGGCTGAGATTAATCAATTCCCTCCTGTCATTGAACAGCAACGGGGGAGTTATCGGACACTTTCATTGCTTAGCGAATATGTCGATCATCTGATGGGTTATATCAACCCTGAAAATTTTACTCCGATGAAATTGATATTCAATATTGGAAACGGTGCAGCTGGACACGTCATTGATGCTGTGGAAAAACGTTTTCAGCAACAGGCTATTCCTCTGACATTTGTCAAAGTGCATAACACGCCCGATGGCCATTTTCCCAATGGCATCCCAAATCCTTTATTACCAGAATGTCGGGCAGAAACCGCACAGGCGGTATTACAGCATAAGGCAGATTGTGGCATCGCTTTCGATGGCGACTTTGATCGCTGCTTCTTTTTCGATAATCGGGGGGAATTCATCGAAGGTTATTATATTGTCGGATTGCTAGCTGAGGCTTTTTTAGATAAGCAGCCGGGCAGTGTAATTATTCACGATCCCCGACTGAGCTGGAATACCATTGACGTCGTAAAAAAAGCGGGAGGGAAACCGGTAATGTCGAAGACTGGCCATGCTTTTATTAAAGAAAGGATGCGTAAAGAAGATGCCGTCTATGGCGGTGAAATGAGTGCACATCACTATTTCCGTGATTTCTCCTATTGCGATAGCGGAATGATCCCCTGGTTGCTGGTTGCAGAACTGATGTGTACCAAACAAACTACGTTGAGTAAACTGGTCTGTGACAGAATATGTGCTTATCCCTCATCCGGTGAGATTAACAGTGTACTGTCGTCGCCGGATACGGCTATCGCCAGAGTCTATGATCACTTCTCATCTCAAGCATTATCGGTAGATAAAACCGACGGTATGACTCTGGAGTTTATCGACTGGCGATTTAACTTACGCAGTTCAAATACCGAGCCGGTTGTCAGACTAAATGTTGAATCTAGAAATAATCCCGACCTGATGAAGCAAAAAACACAGGATATATTATCTCTGTTGCGATTGTAA
- a CDS encoding undecaprenyl-phosphate glucose phosphotransferase, which yields MTNFKSAQIRASTSVILMVQRFADVTIILLSVYFFYLVRNDIFFNEKMVLVLISLAVFMMIGEIENVYHPWRGVKFTTEIIILLQSWSLSIIVTYFITMLFGIDSDFIRISLFLQWYFWVSVGLFLSRLSIRMMTRLILQMRKFSRNVAIAGALPVGINLARSFNDARWMGFNVVGIYDDSAQKQQMDFPYAGDFQTLVQEARNGNIDRVYIAMPMSEEMKIKSLVWELLNTTCSVMLIPDTSSLSILQIGSEEVNGVSIVSLVDTPINGINQVLKRLEDIILSSSILLIIFPLMLLIAAVIKLTSPGPVIFRQTRYGVDGKPIDVWKFRSMRVTENGDNIIQAVKGDKRVTPVGRFLRRTSLDELPQFINVLKGDMSIVGPRPHATAHNEQYRILIRGYMLRHKVKPGITGLAQINGCRGETDTLDKMSARVEYDLEYIRNWSLWLDIKIFFITFYKGFISDRSY from the coding sequence ATGACAAATTTTAAAAGTGCTCAAATCAGAGCAAGCACATCAGTTATTCTAATGGTGCAGCGTTTTGCTGATGTGACAATTATTCTTCTTTCAGTCTATTTTTTTTATTTAGTGAGGAATGATATCTTTTTTAACGAAAAGATGGTGTTGGTTCTTATCTCTCTGGCCGTTTTTATGATGATTGGCGAAATAGAGAACGTATATCACCCCTGGCGAGGCGTGAAGTTTACGACGGAAATAATCATTTTGCTGCAGAGCTGGTCACTGAGTATTATCGTTACTTATTTTATCACTATGTTATTCGGTATTGATTCCGATTTTATTCGTATTAGTTTATTTTTGCAGTGGTATTTCTGGGTTTCTGTGGGTTTATTCCTCAGTCGTTTGAGTATCAGGATGATGACTCGATTAATTCTGCAAATGAGAAAATTTTCTCGCAATGTTGCAATTGCAGGAGCGCTACCAGTGGGGATCAATCTGGCCAGGAGCTTTAATGATGCCCGGTGGATGGGATTTAACGTCGTAGGTATTTATGACGATAGTGCCCAGAAGCAACAGATGGATTTTCCTTATGCTGGTGACTTTCAGACGCTGGTCCAGGAAGCCAGAAACGGTAATATCGACAGAGTTTATATTGCCATGCCGATGTCTGAAGAGATGAAGATAAAAAGTCTGGTTTGGGAGTTACTCAATACCACTTGCTCGGTCATGCTTATCCCCGACACCTCTTCACTGAGCATTCTGCAAATCGGTAGCGAAGAGGTGAACGGCGTATCAATTGTGTCGCTTGTTGACACGCCAATAAACGGTATTAACCAGGTACTCAAAAGGTTGGAAGATATTATTTTGTCCTCAAGCATTCTTTTGATTATTTTTCCACTGATGCTATTGATTGCAGCGGTAATTAAATTAACCTCGCCTGGTCCGGTAATTTTCCGTCAGACTCGTTATGGTGTGGATGGTAAGCCGATTGATGTGTGGAAATTTCGTTCGATGCGTGTCACGGAGAATGGAGACAATATTATTCAGGCAGTCAAGGGAGATAAACGTGTTACCCCGGTGGGGCGTTTCCTGAGACGCACTTCACTGGATGAGTTACCGCAGTTCATCAATGTACTTAAAGGGGATATGTCCATCGTTGGGCCACGTCCACATGCAACTGCCCACAATGAACAGTATCGGATTCTGATTCGTGGGTATATGTTGCGTCACAAAGTGAAACCGGGAATTACCGGACTGGCTCAGATTAATGGTTGTCGTGGGGAAACCGATACCCTGGATAAGATGTCTGCCAGAGTGGAGTATGATCTTGAATATATCCGTAACTGGAGTCTTTGGTTGGATATAAAGATATTTTTCATAACCTTCTATAAAGGTTTTATCAGTGATAGGTCTTATTAA
- a CDS encoding right-handed parallel beta-helix repeat-containing protein, translated as MAARNRSLLKSIDRSRRILGIKALWCLLPLSFLATGKTWSSMKSPATSLIPPENSFSTVPRYTDTISILDFNAETSSADNYAAIQAALDSGKHVYIPDGEYSVSNTLLIRHSGQKVFGSGSIVMSKGEVKNVFIAEGINNITFDGITVIAGGGIGSIYHTCCIKLVQCSYPTVNDCTLSGHIGGAVQLVNSHYAVISSNQIGAAGDAGQEEAFSIDIAVYFSGNGNHIRGNRCLGQGGYGIVVQTLNDSPGDFDRIDNTLISENMIGKHSCYGILMYRGKQRSQVVGSVVSTNIIDGITGSRKNPAKGDNSFGAGIYLQGAEGISVTANNVRNCNQQTTSELLAPAGIGISNSKRVTVVGNIIEDCHYHGIDVNDSNHDGSIIGGISISGNMLRNIQKTGVRIVTASNILISNNTLDTCEHGIYVSSQKSKTPCEDVVIASNIVKNARVNGLYAMFSQGCIISLNRVDKCGGSGIVLFSSGNTKIAENILSFAVVRGVDIDATCFGLNVVSGNMVTDSHTAFHFAAKTQSVNNLSSNSKLE; from the coding sequence ATGGCAGCAAGAAATAGATCTTTATTGAAGTCGATTGACCGTTCCAGAAGGATATTAGGCATTAAAGCATTATGGTGTTTGCTGCCGTTGTCATTTCTGGCCACAGGTAAAACCTGGTCGTCAATGAAATCACCGGCAACGTCACTCATCCCGCCGGAAAATTCCTTTTCAACGGTACCGCGGTATACCGATACCATCAGTATTCTGGATTTCAATGCTGAAACGTCGTCTGCTGATAATTATGCCGCTATTCAGGCAGCGCTGGATTCGGGTAAACACGTTTATATCCCTGACGGGGAATATAGCGTGTCCAATACACTGCTAATCAGACATTCGGGACAAAAAGTGTTTGGATCAGGCTCTATCGTGATGTCAAAAGGAGAAGTTAAAAATGTCTTCATAGCGGAAGGCATAAATAATATCACCTTTGATGGCATTACCGTTATTGCCGGCGGTGGTATCGGATCTATTTATCACACCTGCTGTATTAAATTGGTGCAATGCAGTTACCCAACGGTAAACGACTGTACTTTATCCGGGCATATTGGTGGTGCAGTTCAGTTGGTCAATTCTCATTACGCTGTCATTAGCAGTAACCAAATTGGTGCGGCCGGGGATGCCGGGCAGGAGGAGGCATTCTCTATTGATATCGCCGTCTATTTTAGCGGTAATGGTAATCATATTCGTGGTAATCGGTGTTTGGGGCAGGGCGGCTATGGCATAGTGGTACAGACGTTGAATGATTCTCCGGGGGATTTTGATCGTATTGATAACACGCTGATCAGCGAAAATATGATTGGCAAACACAGCTGTTACGGAATACTGATGTACCGTGGCAAACAACGCTCCCAGGTAGTGGGTAGTGTAGTCAGCACCAATATTATTGACGGTATCACCGGGTCGAGAAAGAATCCGGCCAAAGGGGATAATAGCTTTGGTGCCGGGATTTATCTGCAAGGCGCAGAGGGGATATCGGTTACTGCAAACAATGTACGAAACTGCAACCAACAAACCACCAGTGAGTTATTGGCACCGGCCGGAATTGGAATATCTAATTCCAAACGTGTGACGGTGGTGGGTAATATCATTGAAGACTGCCACTATCATGGTATTGATGTGAATGACTCGAATCATGATGGATCGATTATCGGCGGAATCAGCATTAGCGGGAATATGTTGCGTAATATCCAGAAAACCGGTGTTCGTATTGTCACTGCGTCAAATATCTTGATAAGCAATAATACGCTGGATACGTGTGAGCATGGTATTTATGTCTCCTCGCAGAAAAGCAAAACGCCCTGTGAAGATGTGGTCATCGCGTCGAATATCGTTAAAAATGCGCGGGTGAATGGCCTCTATGCCATGTTTTCCCAGGGCTGCATTATTTCACTTAATAGGGTCGATAAGTGTGGCGGCTCAGGCATTGTGCTGTTCAGTTCCGGCAATACCAAAATTGCGGAAAACATACTGAGCTTCGCCGTTGTTAGGGGCGTTGATATTGATGCCACCTGTTTCGGCTTGAATGTGGTCAGCGGCAATATGGTGACGGATAGTCATACGGCTTTTCATTTTGCAGCCAAAACACAGAGCGTCAATAACCTAAGTAGCAACAGCAAACTTGAATGA